A single Streptomyces mirabilis DNA region contains:
- the npdG gene encoding NADPH-dependent F420 reductase, which translates to MTSTDSAQKAPAKDPWDLPDVSGLVVGVLGGTGPQGKGLAYRLARAGQKVIIGSRAAERAQTAAEELGHGVEGADNAECARRSDIVIVAVPWEGHGKTLESLREELAGKLVVDCVNPLGFDKKGAYALKPEEGSAAEQAAALLPDSRVAAAFHHLSAVLLQDPEVDEIDTDVMVLGEERADVEIVQALAGRIPGMRGVFAGRLRGAHQVEALVANLISVNRRYKAHAGLRVTDV; encoded by the coding sequence ATGACCTCTACTGACAGTGCACAGAAGGCCCCCGCGAAGGACCCCTGGGACCTTCCCGACGTGTCCGGACTCGTCGTCGGCGTGCTCGGCGGCACCGGCCCCCAGGGCAAGGGCCTGGCCTACCGGCTCGCCAGGGCCGGCCAGAAGGTGATCATCGGCTCGCGTGCCGCGGAACGCGCGCAGACCGCCGCCGAGGAGCTGGGCCACGGTGTCGAGGGTGCCGACAACGCCGAGTGCGCGCGGCGCAGCGACATCGTGATCGTCGCCGTACCGTGGGAGGGGCACGGCAAGACTCTGGAATCGCTGCGCGAGGAGCTGGCCGGCAAGCTCGTCGTCGACTGTGTCAATCCGCTGGGCTTCGACAAGAAGGGTGCCTACGCCCTGAAGCCGGAGGAGGGCAGCGCCGCCGAGCAGGCCGCCGCCCTGCTGCCGGACTCCCGGGTCGCGGCCGCCTTCCATCACCTGTCGGCCGTCCTTCTCCAGGACCCGGAGGTCGACGAGATCGACACCGATGTGATGGTCCTCGGCGAGGAGCGCGCGGATGTCGAGATCGTGCAGGCGCTGGCCGGCCGCATCCCCGGCATGCGCGGTGTCTTCGCCGGCCGGCTGCGAGGCGCCCACCAGGTCGAGGCGCTGGTGGCGAACCTGATCTCCGTGAACCGCCGCTACAAGGCCCACGCCGGCCTCCGGGTGACGGACGTATAG
- a CDS encoding heme oxygenase (biliverdin-producing): MNTAFSTLIRTASHEQHVEAETSTFMSDLLGGRLGVEAYARYTEQLWFVYEALETDAERLASDPVAGPFIRPELLRRGALERDLTHLRGVDWRATLTALPATEAYAARVAECAREWPGGYVAHHYTRYLGDLSGGQIIRGKAEQTWGFARKGDGVRFYVFEDIGNPAAFKRGYRELLDGVRADELERQRIVTECRRAFALNTAVFQALGEEFPLTA; the protein is encoded by the coding sequence ATGAATACGGCGTTCTCGACGCTGATCCGCACCGCGTCGCACGAGCAGCACGTGGAGGCGGAGACCTCGACGTTCATGAGCGACCTGCTCGGCGGCAGGCTCGGTGTCGAGGCGTACGCGCGCTACACCGAGCAGCTGTGGTTCGTGTACGAGGCGTTGGAGACGGACGCCGAGCGGTTGGCGTCCGATCCGGTGGCCGGGCCGTTCATCCGGCCGGAGTTGCTGCGTCGCGGTGCGCTGGAGCGTGACCTCACGCATCTGCGGGGTGTGGACTGGCGGGCGACGCTCACCGCGCTGCCCGCCACCGAGGCGTACGCGGCGCGGGTCGCCGAGTGTGCGCGTGAATGGCCCGGCGGGTACGTCGCCCACCACTACACCCGCTACCTCGGCGACCTCTCCGGCGGTCAGATCATCCGGGGGAAGGCGGAACAGACCTGGGGCTTCGCGCGTAAGGGTGACGGCGTCCGCTTCTACGTCTTCGAGGACATCGGTAATCCGGCCGCGTTCAAGCGGGGTTACCGTGAGTTGCTGGACGGGGTGCGGGCGGACGAACTGGAGCGGCAACGGATCGTCACCGAGTGCAGGCGGGCGTTCGCCCTCAACACGGCGGTCTTCCAGGCCCTGGGCGAGGAGTTCCCCCTCACGGCCTGA
- a CDS encoding MFS transporter has translation MTDDAPVSPAALPAHAEPAAGAGAGARLRSLLPDLAPWRASADFRRLWLAGLITNFGSFLTFVALPVQMKVLTGSAVAVGAIGAVELVPLIVFGLYGGALADALDKRKLILYTEAGQGLLCGGLLVNALMPRPAVWPLYVVAALSSALGSVQRPALDSLVPRIVAHEHLPAAASLNSLRWSVGGVAGPALAGVVVAYAGLGWAYAVDLVTFVVSVVLIVGLAASPAAHEAAKPSLDSIAQGARYAWNRKELLGTYVIDLAAMFFAMPLAVLPFLADELHAAWSLGMMYAALPAGAMLVTLTSGWTSRVHRHGRMVAFAAACWGLAMVGAGAVHNVWLVLLFLVLGGCCDMVSGIFRGAMWDQTIPDELRGRLAGIELLSYSVGPQLGQVRAGGMAAWTGVRASIWAGGVICVGAVGALAWCLPQLMRYDVRTNEHAVRMRSARGEAVLSHPHHP, from the coding sequence GTGACCGACGACGCCCCCGTATCCCCCGCCGCGCTGCCCGCGCACGCTGAACCCGCCGCCGGTGCCGGTGCCGGTGCGCGACTGCGGTCGCTGCTGCCCGATCTCGCGCCCTGGCGGGCGTCGGCCGACTTCCGGCGGCTGTGGCTGGCCGGGCTGATCACCAACTTCGGCAGCTTCCTGACCTTCGTCGCGCTGCCGGTACAGATGAAGGTGCTGACCGGGTCGGCGGTGGCCGTGGGGGCGATCGGGGCCGTGGAACTCGTACCGCTGATCGTGTTCGGGCTGTACGGCGGGGCGCTCGCCGACGCCCTCGACAAACGGAAGCTGATCCTTTACACGGAGGCCGGACAGGGGCTGCTGTGCGGCGGTCTGCTCGTCAACGCGCTGATGCCGCGTCCGGCCGTGTGGCCGCTGTACGTGGTCGCCGCGCTGTCCTCCGCGCTCGGGTCGGTGCAGCGACCCGCGCTGGACTCGCTCGTCCCCCGGATCGTGGCGCACGAGCACCTGCCCGCCGCGGCCTCCCTCAACTCCCTGCGCTGGTCGGTCGGCGGGGTCGCGGGGCCGGCGCTCGCGGGCGTCGTGGTCGCCTACGCCGGGCTCGGCTGGGCGTACGCCGTGGACCTGGTGACCTTCGTGGTGTCGGTCGTACTGATCGTCGGACTCGCCGCGTCACCGGCCGCGCACGAGGCCGCGAAGCCGTCGCTCGACTCCATCGCTCAGGGCGCGCGGTACGCGTGGAACCGCAAGGAACTCCTCGGCACGTACGTGATCGACCTGGCCGCGATGTTCTTCGCGATGCCGCTCGCGGTGCTGCCGTTCCTCGCCGACGAGCTGCACGCCGCGTGGTCGCTCGGAATGATGTACGCCGCGCTGCCCGCCGGGGCGATGCTGGTGACGCTGACCAGTGGGTGGACCTCGCGTGTGCACCGGCACGGCCGGATGGTGGCTTTCGCGGCGGCGTGCTGGGGGCTGGCGATGGTGGGGGCGGGGGCCGTGCACAACGTGTGGCTGGTGCTGCTCTTCCTCGTCCTCGGCGGCTGTTGCGACATGGTGAGCGGGATCTTCCGGGGCGCGATGTGGGACCAGACGATTCCGGACGAGCTACGGGGGCGACTCGCCGGGATCGAGCTGCTCTCGTACTCCGTCGGGCCCCAGCTGGGGCAGGTACGGGCGGGCGGGATGGCGGCCTGGACGGGGGTGCGGGCGTCGATCTGGGCCGGGGGTGTGATCTGCGTGGGAGCGGTGGGGGCGTTGGCGTGGTGCCTGCCGCAGCTGATGAGGTACGACGTACGGACGAATGAGCACGCGGTACGGATGCGCTCCGCTCGGGGTGAGGCGGTGCTCTCCCACCCGCACCACCCGTGA
- the map gene encoding type I methionyl aminopeptidase: protein MSGQSLLVPGELSPTRPVPGNIRRPEYVGKPSPTPYTGPEVQTPETIEAMRIAGRIAAQAMAEAAKLIAPGVTTDELDRVAHAYMCDHGAYPSTLGYRGFPKSLCTSVNEVICHGIPDSTVVRDGDIINLDVTAYIGGVHGDNNATYLVGDVDDESRLLVERTRESLDRAIKAVKPGRQINVIGRVIESYAKRFGYGVVRDFTGHGINSSFHSGLIIPHYDSPHATTVIQPGMTFTIEPMLTLGTHDYDMWDDGWTVVTKDRRRTAQFEHTLVVTETGTEILTLP, encoded by the coding sequence ATGTCTGGCCAGTCGCTGCTCGTACCAGGAGAGCTCTCTCCCACCCGTCCCGTTCCGGGAAACATCAGGCGCCCCGAGTACGTGGGCAAGCCCTCCCCCACGCCGTACACCGGCCCGGAGGTACAGACCCCCGAGACCATCGAGGCGATGCGGATCGCCGGGCGGATCGCCGCGCAGGCGATGGCCGAGGCGGCGAAGCTCATCGCGCCGGGCGTGACGACGGACGAGCTGGACCGGGTCGCGCACGCGTACATGTGCGACCACGGCGCCTATCCGTCCACCCTCGGTTACCGCGGTTTCCCCAAGTCCCTGTGCACCTCGGTCAACGAGGTCATCTGCCACGGCATCCCCGACTCCACGGTGGTGCGGGACGGCGACATCATCAACCTCGACGTGACGGCGTACATCGGTGGCGTCCACGGCGACAACAACGCGACGTACCTGGTCGGGGACGTGGACGACGAGTCGAGGCTCCTCGTCGAGCGGACCCGTGAGTCCCTCGACCGCGCGATCAAGGCGGTCAAGCCGGGCCGCCAGATCAATGTCATCGGCCGCGTGATCGAGTCGTACGCCAAGCGGTTCGGATACGGGGTCGTGCGGGACTTCACGGGGCACGGGATCAACTCCTCGTTCCACTCAGGACTGATCATCCCGCACTACGACAGCCCGCACGCGACGACCGTCATCCAGCCCGGGATGACCTTCACGATCGAGCCGATGCTCACGCTCGGTACGCACGACTACGACATGTGGGACGACGGATGGACCGTCGTGACGAAGGACCGCAGGCGGACGGCGCAGTTCGAGCACACGCTGGTCGTCACGGAGACCGGTACGGAGATCCTCACGCTGCCGTAG